A stretch of Ipomoea triloba cultivar NCNSP0323 chromosome 13, ASM357664v1 DNA encodes these proteins:
- the LOC116001599 gene encoding two-component response regulator ARR2-like isoform X1: MNLGGGQVGKGMSATCSNASWKSGDAVSDKFPAGLRVLVVDDDPTCLKILEKMLRTCLYEVTKCNRAELALSYLRENKNGFDIVISDVHMPDMDGFKLLEHVGLEMDLPVIMMSADDSKNVVMKGVTHGACDYLIKPVRIEALKNIWQHVVRKRKHEWKDKDPEQSGSADEGDRPQKPSDDADYSSSVNEENWKNSKKRKDEEDEAEERDDTSTLKKPRVVWSVELHQQFVAAVNQLGIDKAVPKKILELMNVPGLTRENVASHLQKYRLYLRRLSGQGGLGNSFMGHPESPFGSMSSLNGLDLQALAASGQISAQSLATFQAAALGSSVTKSAISMPLVDQRNLFSFENPKSRFGGDGPPQLGNSSKQIGLLHGIPTTMEPKQLASLHQSSPTFGGMSMQLNSQVHQNNPLLMQMSQPQPRAQMVSDPNGSQASRLPLSVPQPILSSAMAGGVLGGNSIVDNSCSAIHSSVSHAPSTVAFSVNQGTELQTNSYTTSNSGVSSLTSRGMLREQANPDVKGSRGFVPSYDIFNDLHQHKAQDWGLQNVGSTFDPPPHHSNLQGILDPPPSVMAQHGFSSNQKSGQNRNAPINKDVFLSGEQTGHGNNPMLGPQFNSLLGGNPVTIKTERLPDTSFQNTLFSDQYGQEDLMSALLKQQQDSLGPVENEFGFDGYQLDNLPVLHPTMPIHSRTNISLEPK, encoded by the exons atgaatctgGGTGGTGGTCAAGTGGGAAAGGGGATGTCGGCTACGTGCTCAAACGCTTCTTGGAAGTCCGGTGATGCGGTCTCCGACAAGTTTCCGGCGGGTCTCCGGGTGCTGGTTGTGGATGATGACCCCACTTGCCTCAAGATCTTGGAGAAGATGCTTAGGACCTGCCTCTATGAAG TAACCAAGTGCAATAGGGCAGAGCTTGCTCTATCTTATCTTCGGGAAAATAAGAATGGCTTCGATATCGTTATAAGTGATGTCCATATGCCAGACATGGACGGTTTCAAACTTCTTGAGCATGTCGGTCTTGAGATGGACCTGCCTGTTATTA TGATGTCAGCTGACGATAGCAAGAATGTTGTGATGAAGGGTGTCACGCACGGCGCATGTGATTATCTGATCAAACCGGTCCGTATCGAGGCACTGAAAAACATATGGCAACATGTGGTTCGCAAAAGGAAGCACGAGTGGAAGGATAAGGATCCCGAGCAATCAGGGAGTGCAGATGAAGGCGATCGGCCTCAAAAACCATCAGACGATGCTGATTACTCGTCTTCAGTAAATGAAGAGAATTGGAAAAACTCCAAGAAAAGGAAGGACGAGGAAGATGAAGCGGAGGAAAGGGATGATACATCCACTTTAAAGAAGCCACGCGTGGTTTGGTCGGTGGAGCTCCACCAGCAATTTGTCGCAGCAGTAAATCAATTAGGAATCGACA AGGCTGTCCCGAAAAAAATTCTGGAATTGATGAATGTTCCTGGGCTTACGAGAGAGAATGTTGCTAGCCACCTTCAG AAATATCGTCTTTATCTAAGGAGGTTGAGTGGTCAGGGGGGACTGGGTAATTCTTTTATGGGGCATCCGGAATCGCCCTTCGGGTCTATGTCTTCGCTCAATGGGCTTGATCTCCAAGCGCTAGCCGCCTCGGGTCAAATATCTGCACAGAGTCTTGCTACATTCCAGGCGGCGGCACTGGGCAGTTCTGTCACTAAATCAGCAATATCAATGCCCCTAGTAGATCAAAGAAACCTATTTAGCTTCGAAAATCCAAAGTCGAGATTTGGTGGTGATGGACCGCCTCAACTTGGCAATAGTAGTAAGCAAATTGGTTTGCTTCATGGAATCCCGACAACGATGGAGCCAAAGCAGCTTGCAAGCTTGCACCAATCTTCTCCGACTTTCGGTGGTATGAGTATGCAATTGAACTCGCAGGTGCACCAAAATAACCCTCTGCTAATGCAGATGTCACAACCCCAGCCCCGGGCTCAAATGGTAAGCGATCCAAATGGCAGTCAAGCTTCACGGCTGCCGTTATCAGTGCCACAGCCCATTTTGTCGAGTGCAATGGCGGGTGGAGTCCTCGGAGGGAATAGTATCGTTGACAATTCATGTAGTGCCATTCACAGTTCCGTTTCCCATGCCCCATCAACGGTGGCTTTCTCTGTAAACCAGGGCACCGAGTTGCAAACTAATAGCTATACTACTAGCAATTCCGGAGTGTCGTCTCTAACATCTAGAGGAATGCTCCGAGAACAGGCTAATCCCGATGTCAAAGGATCGAGAGGATTTGTTCCCAGTTATGATATATTTAACGATCTCCATCAGCATAAAGCACAGGATTGGGGTTTACAAAACGTTGGATCCACTTTTGATCCCCCTCCTCATCATTCAAATTTACAAGGAATCCTCGACCCCCCACCCTCAGTTATGGCTCAACACGGGTTTTCCTCTAACCAAAAGAGTGGACAGAACAGAAACGCACCCATCAACAAGGACGTTTTCTTAAGCGGGGAACAAACCGGGCATGGAAACAACCCGATGCTCGGTCCACAATTCAACTCACTACTCGGTGGAAATCCCGTCACAATCAAGACCGAGAGACTCCCCGATACGAGCTTTCAGAACACGCTTTTCTCAGACCAATATGGCCAGGAAGACCTAATGAGTGCCCTTCTCAAACAG CAGCAAGATAGCCTTGGGCCAGTCGAGAACGAGTTTGGCTTCGATGGATACCAATTGGATAATCTTCCAGT TTTACACCCCACCATGCCGATCCATTCTAGAACAAACATCTCACTCGAGCCAAAATAA
- the LOC116001599 gene encoding two-component response regulator ARR2-like isoform X3: protein MNLGGGQVGKGMSATCSNASWKSGDAVSDKFPAGLRVLVVDDDPTCLKILEKMLRTCLYEVTKCNRAELALSYLRENKNGFDIVISDVHMPDMDGFKLLEHVGLEMDLPVIMMSADDSKNVVMKGVTHGACDYLIKPVRIEALKNIWQHVVRKRKHEWKDKDPEQSGSADEGDRPQKPSDDADYSSSVNEENWKNSKKRKDEEDEAEERDDTSTLKKPRVVWSVELHQQFVAAVNQLGIDKAVPKKILELMNVPGLTRENVASHLQKYRLYLRRLSGQGGLGNSFMGHPESPFGSMSSLNGLDLQALAASGQISAQSLATFQAAALGSSVTKSAISMPLVDQRNLFSFENPKSRFGGDGPPQLGNSSKQIGLLHGIPTTMEPKQLASLHQSSPTFGGMSMQLNSQVHQNNPLLMQMSQPQPRAQMVSDPNGSQASRLPLSVPQPILSSAMAGGVLGGNSIVDNSCSAIHSSVSHAPSTVAFSVNQGTELQTNSYTTSNSGVSSLTSRGMLREQANPDVKGSRGFVPSYDIFNDLHQHKAQDWGLQNVGSTFDPPPHHSNLQGILDPPPSVMAQHGFSSNQKSGQNRNAPINKDVFLSGEQTGHGNNPMLGPQFNSLLGGNPVTIKTERLPDTSFQNTLFSDQYGQEDLMSALLKQQDSLGPVENEFGFDGYQLDNLPV, encoded by the exons atgaatctgGGTGGTGGTCAAGTGGGAAAGGGGATGTCGGCTACGTGCTCAAACGCTTCTTGGAAGTCCGGTGATGCGGTCTCCGACAAGTTTCCGGCGGGTCTCCGGGTGCTGGTTGTGGATGATGACCCCACTTGCCTCAAGATCTTGGAGAAGATGCTTAGGACCTGCCTCTATGAAG TAACCAAGTGCAATAGGGCAGAGCTTGCTCTATCTTATCTTCGGGAAAATAAGAATGGCTTCGATATCGTTATAAGTGATGTCCATATGCCAGACATGGACGGTTTCAAACTTCTTGAGCATGTCGGTCTTGAGATGGACCTGCCTGTTATTA TGATGTCAGCTGACGATAGCAAGAATGTTGTGATGAAGGGTGTCACGCACGGCGCATGTGATTATCTGATCAAACCGGTCCGTATCGAGGCACTGAAAAACATATGGCAACATGTGGTTCGCAAAAGGAAGCACGAGTGGAAGGATAAGGATCCCGAGCAATCAGGGAGTGCAGATGAAGGCGATCGGCCTCAAAAACCATCAGACGATGCTGATTACTCGTCTTCAGTAAATGAAGAGAATTGGAAAAACTCCAAGAAAAGGAAGGACGAGGAAGATGAAGCGGAGGAAAGGGATGATACATCCACTTTAAAGAAGCCACGCGTGGTTTGGTCGGTGGAGCTCCACCAGCAATTTGTCGCAGCAGTAAATCAATTAGGAATCGACA AGGCTGTCCCGAAAAAAATTCTGGAATTGATGAATGTTCCTGGGCTTACGAGAGAGAATGTTGCTAGCCACCTTCAG AAATATCGTCTTTATCTAAGGAGGTTGAGTGGTCAGGGGGGACTGGGTAATTCTTTTATGGGGCATCCGGAATCGCCCTTCGGGTCTATGTCTTCGCTCAATGGGCTTGATCTCCAAGCGCTAGCCGCCTCGGGTCAAATATCTGCACAGAGTCTTGCTACATTCCAGGCGGCGGCACTGGGCAGTTCTGTCACTAAATCAGCAATATCAATGCCCCTAGTAGATCAAAGAAACCTATTTAGCTTCGAAAATCCAAAGTCGAGATTTGGTGGTGATGGACCGCCTCAACTTGGCAATAGTAGTAAGCAAATTGGTTTGCTTCATGGAATCCCGACAACGATGGAGCCAAAGCAGCTTGCAAGCTTGCACCAATCTTCTCCGACTTTCGGTGGTATGAGTATGCAATTGAACTCGCAGGTGCACCAAAATAACCCTCTGCTAATGCAGATGTCACAACCCCAGCCCCGGGCTCAAATGGTAAGCGATCCAAATGGCAGTCAAGCTTCACGGCTGCCGTTATCAGTGCCACAGCCCATTTTGTCGAGTGCAATGGCGGGTGGAGTCCTCGGAGGGAATAGTATCGTTGACAATTCATGTAGTGCCATTCACAGTTCCGTTTCCCATGCCCCATCAACGGTGGCTTTCTCTGTAAACCAGGGCACCGAGTTGCAAACTAATAGCTATACTACTAGCAATTCCGGAGTGTCGTCTCTAACATCTAGAGGAATGCTCCGAGAACAGGCTAATCCCGATGTCAAAGGATCGAGAGGATTTGTTCCCAGTTATGATATATTTAACGATCTCCATCAGCATAAAGCACAGGATTGGGGTTTACAAAACGTTGGATCCACTTTTGATCCCCCTCCTCATCATTCAAATTTACAAGGAATCCTCGACCCCCCACCCTCAGTTATGGCTCAACACGGGTTTTCCTCTAACCAAAAGAGTGGACAGAACAGAAACGCACCCATCAACAAGGACGTTTTCTTAAGCGGGGAACAAACCGGGCATGGAAACAACCCGATGCTCGGTCCACAATTCAACTCACTACTCGGTGGAAATCCCGTCACAATCAAGACCGAGAGACTCCCCGATACGAGCTTTCAGAACACGCTTTTCTCAGACCAATATGGCCAGGAAGACCTAATGAGTGCCCTTCTCAAACAG CAAGATAGCCTTGGGCCAGTCGAGAACGAGTTTGGCTTCGATGGATACCAATTGGATAATCTTCCAGTGTAG
- the LOC116001599 gene encoding two-component response regulator ARR2-like isoform X2 produces MNLGGGQVGKGMSATCSNASWKSGDAVSDKFPAGLRVLVVDDDPTCLKILEKMLRTCLYEVTKCNRAELALSYLRENKNGFDIVISDVHMPDMDGFKLLEHVGLEMDLPVIMMSADDSKNVVMKGVTHGACDYLIKPVRIEALKNIWQHVVRKRKHEWKDKDPEQSGSADEGDRPQKPSDDADYSSSVNEENWKNSKKRKDEEDEAEERDDTSTLKKPRVVWSVELHQQFVAAVNQLGIDKAVPKKILELMNVPGLTRENVASHLQKYRLYLRRLSGQGGLGNSFMGHPESPFGSMSSLNGLDLQALAASGQISAQSLATFQAAALGSSVTKSAISMPLVDQRNLFSFENPKSRFGGDGPPQLGNSSKQIGLLHGIPTTMEPKQLASLHQSSPTFGGMSMQLNSQVHQNNPLLMQMSQPQPRAQMVSDPNGSQASRLPLSVPQPILSSAMAGGVLGGNSIVDNSCSAIHSSVSHAPSTVAFSVNQGTELQTNSYTTSNSGVSSLTSRGMLREQANPDVKGSRGFVPSYDIFNDLHQHKAQDWGLQNVGSTFDPPPHHSNLQGILDPPPSVMAQHGFSSNQKSGQNRNAPINKDVFLSGEQTGHGNNPMLGPQFNSLLGGNPVTIKTERLPDTSFQNTLFSDQYGQEDLMSALLKQQDSLGPVENEFGFDGYQLDNLPVLHPTMPIHSRTNISLEPK; encoded by the exons atgaatctgGGTGGTGGTCAAGTGGGAAAGGGGATGTCGGCTACGTGCTCAAACGCTTCTTGGAAGTCCGGTGATGCGGTCTCCGACAAGTTTCCGGCGGGTCTCCGGGTGCTGGTTGTGGATGATGACCCCACTTGCCTCAAGATCTTGGAGAAGATGCTTAGGACCTGCCTCTATGAAG TAACCAAGTGCAATAGGGCAGAGCTTGCTCTATCTTATCTTCGGGAAAATAAGAATGGCTTCGATATCGTTATAAGTGATGTCCATATGCCAGACATGGACGGTTTCAAACTTCTTGAGCATGTCGGTCTTGAGATGGACCTGCCTGTTATTA TGATGTCAGCTGACGATAGCAAGAATGTTGTGATGAAGGGTGTCACGCACGGCGCATGTGATTATCTGATCAAACCGGTCCGTATCGAGGCACTGAAAAACATATGGCAACATGTGGTTCGCAAAAGGAAGCACGAGTGGAAGGATAAGGATCCCGAGCAATCAGGGAGTGCAGATGAAGGCGATCGGCCTCAAAAACCATCAGACGATGCTGATTACTCGTCTTCAGTAAATGAAGAGAATTGGAAAAACTCCAAGAAAAGGAAGGACGAGGAAGATGAAGCGGAGGAAAGGGATGATACATCCACTTTAAAGAAGCCACGCGTGGTTTGGTCGGTGGAGCTCCACCAGCAATTTGTCGCAGCAGTAAATCAATTAGGAATCGACA AGGCTGTCCCGAAAAAAATTCTGGAATTGATGAATGTTCCTGGGCTTACGAGAGAGAATGTTGCTAGCCACCTTCAG AAATATCGTCTTTATCTAAGGAGGTTGAGTGGTCAGGGGGGACTGGGTAATTCTTTTATGGGGCATCCGGAATCGCCCTTCGGGTCTATGTCTTCGCTCAATGGGCTTGATCTCCAAGCGCTAGCCGCCTCGGGTCAAATATCTGCACAGAGTCTTGCTACATTCCAGGCGGCGGCACTGGGCAGTTCTGTCACTAAATCAGCAATATCAATGCCCCTAGTAGATCAAAGAAACCTATTTAGCTTCGAAAATCCAAAGTCGAGATTTGGTGGTGATGGACCGCCTCAACTTGGCAATAGTAGTAAGCAAATTGGTTTGCTTCATGGAATCCCGACAACGATGGAGCCAAAGCAGCTTGCAAGCTTGCACCAATCTTCTCCGACTTTCGGTGGTATGAGTATGCAATTGAACTCGCAGGTGCACCAAAATAACCCTCTGCTAATGCAGATGTCACAACCCCAGCCCCGGGCTCAAATGGTAAGCGATCCAAATGGCAGTCAAGCTTCACGGCTGCCGTTATCAGTGCCACAGCCCATTTTGTCGAGTGCAATGGCGGGTGGAGTCCTCGGAGGGAATAGTATCGTTGACAATTCATGTAGTGCCATTCACAGTTCCGTTTCCCATGCCCCATCAACGGTGGCTTTCTCTGTAAACCAGGGCACCGAGTTGCAAACTAATAGCTATACTACTAGCAATTCCGGAGTGTCGTCTCTAACATCTAGAGGAATGCTCCGAGAACAGGCTAATCCCGATGTCAAAGGATCGAGAGGATTTGTTCCCAGTTATGATATATTTAACGATCTCCATCAGCATAAAGCACAGGATTGGGGTTTACAAAACGTTGGATCCACTTTTGATCCCCCTCCTCATCATTCAAATTTACAAGGAATCCTCGACCCCCCACCCTCAGTTATGGCTCAACACGGGTTTTCCTCTAACCAAAAGAGTGGACAGAACAGAAACGCACCCATCAACAAGGACGTTTTCTTAAGCGGGGAACAAACCGGGCATGGAAACAACCCGATGCTCGGTCCACAATTCAACTCACTACTCGGTGGAAATCCCGTCACAATCAAGACCGAGAGACTCCCCGATACGAGCTTTCAGAACACGCTTTTCTCAGACCAATATGGCCAGGAAGACCTAATGAGTGCCCTTCTCAAACAG CAAGATAGCCTTGGGCCAGTCGAGAACGAGTTTGGCTTCGATGGATACCAATTGGATAATCTTCCAGT TTTACACCCCACCATGCCGATCCATTCTAGAACAAACATCTCACTCGAGCCAAAATAA